A window of the Verminephrobacter eiseniae EF01-2 genome harbors these coding sequences:
- a CDS encoding 2-hydroxymuconate tautomerase, with amino-acid sequence MPFAQIYMLEGRTEDQKRAVIEKVTQALHEAVGAPKETIRVWIHDVPKQNWGIAGVSAKDLGR; translated from the coding sequence ATGCCATTCGCCCAGATCTACATGCTCGAAGGCCGCACCGAAGACCAGAAGCGCGCGGTGATCGAAAAGGTGACCCAGGCCTTGCATGAGGCCGTGGGGGCACCCAAGGAAACCATCCGTGTCTGGATCCACGACGTGCCTAAGCAGAATTGGGGCATTGCCGGGGTCAGCGCGAAAGACCTCGGGCGCTGA
- the dmpG gene encoding 4-hydroxy-2-oxovalerate aldolase: protein MTLKGKQITVHDMTLRDGMHPKRHLMTLEQMKTIACGLDAAGVPLIEVTHGDGLGGSSVNYGFPAHSDEQYLSAVIPLVKQAKVSALLLPGIGTVDHLKMAHGLGVHTIRVATHCTEADVSEQHIRFARKLEMDTVGFLMMAHMASPEKLLEQAKLMEGYGANCIYVTDSAGHLLPETVKTRVGAVREALKPETELGFHGHHNLAMGVANSIAAIEAGANRIDAAAAGLGAGAGNTPMEVLIAVCDLMGIATGVDVFKIQDVAEDLVVPIMDFPIRIDRDALTLGYAGVYGSFLLFAKRAEQKYGVPARDILVEMGRRGMVGGQEDMIEDTAMTMARERGRLAA from the coding sequence ATGACACTCAAAGGCAAGCAGATCACCGTGCACGACATGACGCTGCGCGACGGCATGCACCCCAAGCGCCACCTGATGACGCTCGAGCAGATGAAGACCATCGCCTGCGGGCTGGACGCCGCCGGCGTGCCGCTGATCGAAGTCACTCACGGTGACGGCCTGGGCGGCAGCTCGGTCAACTACGGCTTTCCGGCCCACAGCGACGAGCAATACCTGAGCGCGGTCATCCCGCTGGTGAAGCAGGCCAAGGTCTCGGCCCTGCTGCTGCCGGGCATAGGCACCGTGGACCACCTGAAGATGGCGCACGGCCTGGGCGTGCACACCATCCGCGTGGCCACGCACTGCACCGAGGCCGACGTGTCCGAGCAGCACATCCGCTTCGCGCGCAAGCTGGAGATGGACACCGTGGGCTTCCTGATGATGGCGCACATGGCCAGCCCCGAGAAGCTGCTCGAGCAGGCGAAGCTGATGGAGGGCTACGGCGCCAACTGCATCTACGTGACCGATTCGGCCGGGCATCTGCTGCCCGAGACCGTCAAGACCCGCGTGGGCGCCGTGCGCGAGGCACTGAAGCCTGAAACCGAACTGGGTTTCCACGGCCACCACAACCTGGCAATGGGCGTGGCCAACTCGATCGCGGCCATTGAAGCGGGGGCCAACCGCATCGACGCGGCGGCGGCCGGCCTCGGCGCGGGCGCGGGCAACACGCCGATGGAGGTGCTGATCGCGGTGTGCGATCTGATGGGCATAGCGACCGGCGTGGACGTGTTCAAGATCCAGGACGTGGCTGAGGACTTGGTGGTGCCCATCATGGACTTCCCGATCCGCATCGACCGCGACGCGCTCACGCTGGGCTACGCGGGCGTCTACGGCTCCTTCCTGCTGTTCGCCAAACGCGCCGAACAGAAGTACGGCGTCCCGGCGCGCGACATCCTGGTCGAGATGGGCCGGCGCGGCATGGTCGGCGGGCAGGAAGACATGATCGAGGACACCGCCATGACCATGGCGCGCGAACGCGGCCGGCTTGCCGCCTGA